A window of Streptomyces sp. NBC_01689 genomic DNA:
GAGACGGTCACCGTGTTCGCGACGTACGCGTCCGTCGGCCTGGGCATCCTCCAGCGCGCACACGCGGCCGGCCTCCCAGTGTGGAGCCTCATGGTCGTAGACGAGGCGCACCGTACGAGTGGTGACGGTCTCAAGCCGTGGGCGGCCGTTCACGACCAGGCGCAGCTCCCGGCGGAGCGTCGGCTGTACATGACGGCCACAGCCCGGGTGTGGGAGGCGGAGGGCGAGCGGCCGCGGCTGGTGGCGTCGATGGAGGACGGTTCGCCAGTCTTCGGGCCGGTGGCGTACATGTTGACGTTGTCGGAGGCGATCAGCCGGGGCATCGTGGCGCCCTACCAGGTCCTGTGCCTGGACATCCGTGACCCTGATTTGTATGCGGCGTTGACCAGCGATGACACCGGATCGGATGCCGTGCGTGGGGCACGGCTGGCTGCTGTACAGACGGGGTTGATGCACGCGGCCGTGGAGGAGCGGTTCCGACGGGTCCTCAGCTTCCACAGCCGGGTCGGCGAGGCCGAAGCGATGGCCGCGTCGGTCCCGCTGGTCGCAGCCCGGCTCGCGGCAGAAGAGCCGGACGTGTACCCGCCCGCAGAGCAGGTGTGGGCGGACTGGCTGTATGGCGAACACACGCCCGGGCACCGCCGGAATGTGCTGGAAGAATTCGCCTCCGATTACCTCGGAGGCCCCGAATTCAAGGGCCAGAATATGCGTGCCGAGTTTCGTGTTCTGTCGTCCGTGAGGGTTCTTGGCGAAGGTGTCGATACTGCCGAGTGTGACGCCGTTCTATTTTCGGATGCTCGCGGGTCGATGGTCGATATCGTGCAGATGGTAGGGCGCGCCCTACGTCTGCATCCGGGGCGCGGGAAACTGGCCTCTCTGGTGGTGCCCGTTTTCCTCGGACCGGACGAAGATCCGAATGAATTGCTCACCTCGGATGCTTACAGCACCCTCAGCAAGGTCCTCGGAGCCCTCCGAGCGCATGACGCAGACACGATCGAGGCGCTCGCGGACCCCCGCCTGCGCAACAGCCGTCCGACACTCGAACAGGGTTCTGAGGACGCCGAGTTGGGCCCCGAGGATGGAGACCTGGACGACGTCGACGCGGAGGTGGTGCGGGTGTCGTCGCGGGCTGCGGGAGTGCTGCGGTTCACCGAGGAACGCGACCCGGCGGCCTTGACCCGGTTCGTGCAGCTGCGGGTCATCGATCCCGAGGGCGCCTACTGGCGGCGTGGGATCGAGGCCGCCACGCGGTGGCTGCGGGAGTCGGGGAGCAGCGAGTTGCGGGTGCCGTTCACGTACGTCACGCCGGAGGACTGGGGAGCGGTCGGGTCGCATCCGCTGGGGGCGTGGATCGCGGACCAGCGGCGCTACTACGCCGCGGGGACGCTGGAGGCCTCGCGGGTGGCGGAGCTGGAGAGGCTGGGCATGGTGTGGTCGGTGCACGCCTCCGCGTGGGACGCCGGCCTGGACGTCGCCCGCTCCTATGCGGCTGTGCACGGGCACTTCCTGCCCGCCGCCTCGGTGGTGTGGGAGTCGTTCCCGCTGGGGGTGTGGGCCAAGAATCAGCGTGCAGCGGCCAGGAAGGCGGTGGAGAACGCCGAACGGCGCCTCGCGGGAGAGACGGGCCTCTCGTATGCCGGAGAGTTGTCCGAGAGCCGTATGGAGGCTCTCGCGGAGGTGGATCCGGGGTGGTGCCCGGCGTGGGAGATCGGATGGCAGCGCAGCTACCGCCTCGCTCTCGCCCACGTCCGCGCCGGAGGTCAACTCCCGGGTGTGGGCGGGGAGCTGGTCGTCCAGGGCGAGGACCTCGGAGCCTGGATCGTCACGCAGCGGACCGGGTGGGAGCGCCTGATGCCCGCACAGCAGTTCCTGCTCGAATCCATCGGCATCGAAGCACCGGCCGACGACGAGACGCTCGAACCGGCCCGGCGCACCCAGGACGACCGGTGGGCCGCCAACATCGCCGCGGCTCGGGCGTTCCACGCCCGCGAGGGCCACCTGCGGGTGCCGAGGAAGACGGTAGAGGACGTCGCGGGCGAGCAGGTCAAACTCGGAGCGTTCCTCGACAACACCCGCCGCAGAGCCGCCAAGCTGAGCGAACAGCGCCGCGCGGAACTCGATGAGCTCGGCATGCGCTGGTAGAGCCTGGGACTGGTCGGTCGACGGTTGTGGCGGACTTGATGGCGCTTCCTGAAAACGGCCACCCCCTGCTCGGGGGTGACCCCACAGGCGAATTCGTCCGTCATCTGCTCACCGAGAGCAAGCGAACGCCATTTCCGGCCGCCGAGATCGAGCGGGCCTTCGGCAGAAAATCGCCGTCGGGACGTCTCGAGACGGGTGGTGTGCCGGGGGCCCGAGGCGGCGTCGCAGTTGTTCGGTGCAGCGGTAGACGAAGTCGAGCGAAACCTCAGCGGTCTGGGCAAGGCCACGGAAGAAGATGGACTGTAAGCCAGCTTGCCCCCCCGCGGTCACGACTGGTCGGGGTGGCTGAGACGCACCGTCTCTGCGCCGAATGGTAGGCGCGTGACCCGGCTGGCGAGGAGCCAAGTGTCCTCGACCTTCCGGAATGTGTCCTCATAGTGACCCACGTTCGCAGGGAGCCTCGGGGGCACCATGCCATCGGTATAGCCGTCGACCCGGTAAGTGGCGAAGTAAGAGGTGGCGGTGGCCGCCCACGCGGAATTTACCGTGACCAGGATGTTCGTAGACATACGACGCGACAGCCGGTCCACGGGCCGCGAACCGAAGTAGCTGCGGAGCGCCTCACGCCCCTCCACTCTCCGGCCGCCATGAGGCCACTCCCACACCCCGTCCGGGGTGAAGAGGTCCGCAACACTGCTCGGATCTCCCAGGTCAAGGCGGCGCACAAACTCGACGATCAGACGCCCGCAGGCCCGCTCGGCGAAGAGACGTTCCATCGAGTCAAAAGCTTCAGTTGACATCATCAATTGCTACCAGCCCTCCATGAGGCACCGCCATGGCATTTTGGCTCTTGAT
This region includes:
- a CDS encoding DEAD/DEAH box helicase encodes the protein MELRPHQAEAVDNIARILGIPPGGRIPPDGLRTQVIAATGSGKTLIGAEAAHRLSARRVLVLVPTLDLLTQMAGAWRRAGRSGAMIGVCSLRTEDSQGLPCTTDPDELVAWMAGLETVTVFATYASVGLGILQRAHAAGLPVWSLMVVDEAHRTSGDGLKPWAAVHDQAQLPAERRLYMTATARVWEAEGERPRLVASMEDGSPVFGPVAYMLTLSEAISRGIVAPYQVLCLDIRDPDLYAALTSDDTGSDAVRGARLAAVQTGLMHAAVEERFRRVLSFHSRVGEAEAMAASVPLVAARLAAEEPDVYPPAEQVWADWLYGEHTPGHRRNVLEEFASDYLGGPEFKGQNMRAEFRVLSSVRVLGEGVDTAECDAVLFSDARGSMVDIVQMVGRALRLHPGRGKLASLVVPVFLGPDEDPNELLTSDAYSTLSKVLGALRAHDADTIEALADPRLRNSRPTLEQGSEDAELGPEDGDLDDVDAEVVRVSSRAAGVLRFTEERDPAALTRFVQLRVIDPEGAYWRRGIEAATRWLRESGSSELRVPFTYVTPEDWGAVGSHPLGAWIADQRRYYAAGTLEASRVAELERLGMVWSVHASAWDAGLDVARSYAAVHGHFLPAASVVWESFPLGVWAKNQRAAARKAVENAERRLAGETGLSYAGELSESRMEALAEVDPGWCPAWEIGWQRSYRLALAHVRAGGQLPGVGGELVVQGEDLGAWIVTQRTGWERLMPAQQFLLESIGIEAPADDETLEPARRTQDDRWAANIAAARAFHAREGHLRVPRKTVEDVAGEQVKLGAFLDNTRRRAAKLSEQRRAELDELGMRW
- a CDS encoding nuclear transport factor 2 family protein, coding for MERLFAERACGRLIVEFVRRLDLGDPSSVADLFTPDGVWEWPHGGRRVEGREALRSYFGSRPVDRLSRRMSTNILVTVNSAWAATATSYFATYRVDGYTDGMVPPRLPANVGHYEDTFRKVEDTWLLASRVTRLPFGAETVRLSHPDQS